The following coding sequences lie in one Spinacia oleracea cultivar Varoflay chromosome 1, BTI_SOV_V1, whole genome shotgun sequence genomic window:
- the LOC130463337 gene encoding putative E3 ubiquitin-protein ligase ARI6 produces the protein MISLQEMNGRLNQLRKIGTHSLHLFPRMVDYKVMDAIQPGSRIACSICLVDYPTDSMFFVSCGHQICNFCWKDYIEEAINDGAMP, from the exons ATGATCTCACTCCAAGAAATGAATGGGAGATTGAATCAGCTGAGGAAAATAGGAACACATTCTCTTCATCTTTTTCCAAGGATGGTGGATTACAAGGTGATGGATGCAATCCAACCAGGATCCAGG ATTGCTTGCAGTATATGTTTGGTAGATTATCCAACAGATTCCATGTTTTTTGTTTCTTGTGGCCATCAAATCTGTAATTTCTGCTGGAAAG ACTACATTGAAGAAGCTATCAACGATGGTGCGATGCCCTGA